One window of the Eucalyptus grandis isolate ANBG69807.140 chromosome 6, ASM1654582v1, whole genome shotgun sequence genome contains the following:
- the LOC104450963 gene encoding uncharacterized protein LOC104450963 produces the protein MERSEPTLVPEWLRNSGGGGALGVSSSANHSSHSEPPSSGSRRRSKTSKGGNDFDGRHSSLDRTSSLNLRGSSGNNGLVKNAYSSFSRSHRDRDRDRERGRSSYDECWDLDGSDSLGCVLNSRIEKDPLRHSHSMIPRRLGELLPRRVVPEVKTGSNDAQNNIAKNGPISGVSTIQHAVSEKDFPLLGAEERQGMVDKGRASSPGLPSNINCLPGASSALASSEGWTSALAQVPSISPTNGVQSSSHQQIAVAAPVCGTAMATTGLKMAEALAQAPLRAKTDPTLSVKTQRLEELAIKQSRQLIPVTPSGSKTSVLNSSEKSKLKAAVRNGERISVVRSGQQQPSLSANQFLRGGHTKLESPQTPHAGKFFVLKPTRENGVSSAPKDMGSPTSGSSSKSLSSQPTVASSAATAPLKNAINPTHSSLEDKSVVTFLNQATVLEKRPSSSHAQSRSEFFKLIKKKNSTKGSSVLLESGPAVSSPSRESSCQLIEESVNAPGSPVADNGGEMCSSGGNSLEALRLPNVEDDHRSLTAAVYPNEEEAAFLRSLGWEENAGEDEGLTEEEISAFIEEYTKKRPSSNVCRAVEPILSKLSETRIGSIGGASADISDSGFKA, from the exons ATGGAAAGAAGTGAACCCACTTTAGTTCCAGAGTGGCTGAGGAATTCTGGCGGCGGCGGTGCTTTGGGGGTCAGCAGCTCAGCCAACCACTCTTCTCATTCAG AACCTCCGTCATCGGGATCTCGTAGGAGAAGTAAAACTTCCAAGGGCGGGAATGACTTTGATGGCCGCCACTCATCATTAGACCGCACATCTTCACTTAATTTACGGGGGAGTTCTGGTAATAATGGTCTTGTAAAGAATGCATACAGTAGTTTCAGTAGGAGTCACCGCGACAGGGACCGCGACAGGGAAAGAGGACGGTCAAGTTATGATGAGTGTTGGGACCTTGATGGCTCTGATTCACTGGGATGTGTCTTAAATAGTAGGATTGAGAAAGATCCATTGAGGCATTCCCATTCGATGATTCCAAGAAGGCTTGGTGAACTGTTGCCTCGCCGTGTGGTTCCAGAGGTAAAAACTGGAAGCAATGATGCTCAAAATAACATTGCTAAGAATGGTCCAATTTCTGGGGTTAGTACCATTCAGCATGCTGTATCTGAGAAGGATTTTCCGTTGCTTGGAGCTGAAGAAAGGCAAGGAATGGTGGATAAAGGAAGAGCCTCATCCCCTGGTTTGCCTTCCAACATCAATTGTTTGCCAGGTGCTAGTTCAGCATTAGCTAGTAGTGAAGGATGGACATCGGCTCTGGCACAGGTTCCGAGCATCTCTCCTACTAATGGCGTACAATCCTCTTCTCATCAACAAATTGCAGTTGCTGCTCCGGTATGTGGGACTGCAATGGCAACGACTGGTCTTAAAATGGCTGAAGCTTTAGCACAGGCTCCGCTGCGAGCAAAAACTGATCCCACG TTGTCAGTGAAGACACAGAGGCTTGAAGAGTTGGCCATTAAGCAATCTAGGCAGCTTATACCGGTGACCCCTTCAGGTTCTAAGACTTCG GTGCTTAATTCGTCAGAAAAATCCAAGTTGAAAGCAGCTGTCCGAAATGGGGAGAGAATTTCTGTCGTCAGGAGTGGGCAACAGCAGCCTTCTTTATCTGCTAATCAGTTTCTTCGAGGTGGGCATACTAAATTAGAATCACCACAGACACCTCATGCTGGGAAGTTTTTTGTCCTTAAGCCCACCAGGGAGAATGGTGTTTCTTCTGCTCCAAAGGATATGGGAAGCCCAACCAGTGGTAGTAGCAGCAAATCATTGAGTAGCCAGCCTACTGTTGCTAGTTCTGCAGCTACTGCTCCtttgaaaaatgcaatcaaCCCAACGCATTCCTCTCTGGAGGACAAGTCTGTTGTCACCTTTCTGAACCAGGCTACAGTTTTGGAGAAGAGACCTTCCTCATCTCATGCACAAAGCCGAAGTGAGTTTTTCAAactcattaaaaagaaaaactcaacaAAAGGTTCTTCTGTTCTCTTAGAGTCAGGCCCTGCAGTCTCATCTCCAAGCAGAGAAAGTTCTTGTCAGTTAATTGAGGAATCAGTCAATGCCCCTGGAAGTCCTGTTGCTGACAATGGTGGTGAGATGTGTAGCAGTGGTGGCAACTCCTTAGAAGCACTGAGACTTCCTAATGTTGAAGATGATCATAGGAGTCTCACAGCAGCAGTTTATCCAAATGAGGAAGAGGCTGCTTTTCTTCGTTCCCTTGGATGGGAGGAGAATGCTGGTGAAGATGAAGGTCTCACAGAAGAGGAGATCAGTGCTTTTATTGAAGAG TACACAAAAAAGAGGCCATCTTCAAATGTCTGCCGAGCAGTGGAGCCAATCCTCTCAAAACTGTCTGAAACTCGCATTGGTAGTATTGGCGGAGCCTCTGCGGACATCTCTGATTCAGGATTCAAAGCTTGA
- the LOC104450964 gene encoding LOW QUALITY PROTEIN: transmembrane protein 50 homolog (The sequence of the model RefSeq protein was modified relative to this genomic sequence to represent the inferred CDS: inserted 1 base in 1 codon), whose product MDLSELWAIFSXGFAGAVFGAGWWFWVDAVVCSSVTVSFVHYLPGIFASLAALMFNCVRREDIDYSPYDDGEWRLKLWLFFAYVVSFVSLAASVGLLIQDSLVTTGPSVWTGVAGVLQCVFVLISGLIYWTAHSE is encoded by the exons ATGGATTTGTCCGAACTGTGGGCGATCTTCT TTGGCTTCGCCGGCGCCGTGTTCGGCGCCGGCTGGTGGTTCTGGGTCGACGCCGTCGTGTGCAGCTCCGTCACCGTCTCCTTCGTCCACTACCTCCCCG GTATCTTCGCTTCTTTGGCGGCGCTGATGTTCAATTGCGTGAGGAGGGAGGACATCGATTACTCTCCTTACGACGACGGCGAGTGGAG GTTGAAGCTTTGGCTTTTCTTTGCCTATGTTGTTTCCTTTGTCTCTCTGGCAGCATCTGTGGGCCTATTAATTCAAGATTCACTCGTGACCACTGGACCTTCAGTTTGGACTGGAGTTGCTGGTGTCTTGCAATGTGTGTTTGTGTTGATCAG TGGACTAATTTATTGGACGGCGCACTCGGAGTGA
- the LOC104450965 gene encoding histone acetyltransferase of the MYST family 1 — protein sequence MGSIDPPKAEQNGTAAAAVADPGQKPGAGDAMPPPPPVKHSNGTAAEPDVATKRRRMSVLPLEVGTRVMCRWRDGKYHPVKVIERRKLNPGDPNDYEYYVHYTEFNRRLDEWVKLEQLDLNSVETVVDEKVEDKVTGLKMTRHQKRKIDETHVEGHEELDAASLREHEEFTKVKNIATIELGRYEIETWYFSPFPPEYNDCSKLYFCEFCLNFMKRKEQLQRHMKKCDLKHPPGDEIYRSGTLSMFEVDGKKNKVYGQNLCYLAKLFLDHKTLYYDVDLFLFYVLCECDDRGCHMVGYFSKEKHSEESYNLACILTLPPYQRKGYGKFLIAFSYELSKKEGKVGTPERPLSDLGLLSYKGYWTRVLLDILKKHKANISIKELSDMTAIKADDILNTLQSLDLIQYRKGQHVICADPKVLDRHLKAAGRGGLEVDVSKLIWTPYREQG from the exons ATGGGTTCGATTGACCCGCCAAAAGCCGAACAGAACGGCACCgcggccgccgccgtcgccgatcCCGGCCAGAAGCCCGGCGCCGGAGACGccatgccgccgccgccgcccgtcaAGCACTCCAACGGGACCGCGGCGGAGCCCGATGTTGCgacgaagaggaggaggatgagcGTGCTTCCCCTCGAGGTGGGCACGCGCGTGATGTGCCGCTGGCGAGACGGCAAGTATCACCCCGTGAAGGTCATCGAGCGGCGGAAGCTGAATCCCGGAGATCCTAACGACTACGAGTACTATGTTCATTACACGGAAT TCAACCGGAGGCTCGATGAATGGGTGAAACTTGAACAGCTTGATCTGAATTCTGTAGAGACTGTGGTCGATGAAAAAGTGGAGGACAAG GTGACGGGGTTAAAAATGACACGTCACCAAAAGCGGAAGATTGATGAGACTCATGTCGAG GGGCATGAGGAGCTTGATGCTGCCAGCTTGCGTGAACATGAAGAATTCACCAAAGTGAAGAATATCGCAACCATAGAGCTTGGAAGATACGAGATCGAGACATGGTACTTCTCCCCTTTTCCACCAGAATACAATGATTGTTCGAAGCTCTACTTTTGTGAGTTTTGCCTCAATTTTATGAAGCGCAAGGAACAGCTTCAAAGGCACATG AAGAAGTGTGATCTTAAACATCCCCCTGGAGATGAGATATACAGGAGCGGTACATTGTCAATGTTTGAG GTTGATGGCAAGAAGAATAAGGTTTATGGGCAGAATCTTTGCTATTTGGCAAAACTCTTTCTAGATCACAAGACCCTGTATTATGATGTagatctttttctattttatgtcTTGTGCGAATGTGATGATCGAGGTTGCCACATGGTTGGATATTTCTCCAAG GAAAAGCATTCCGAGGAATCCTACAATTTGGCTTGCATCCTCACACTCCCACCATATCAGAGGAAAGGCTATGGAAAGTTCTTAATAGCTTTTT CATATGAACtttccaaaaaagaaggaaaagtcggCACACCAGAGAGGCCTCTGTCTGATCTTGGGCTGTTGAGCTACAAAGGATACTGGACAAGGGTTCTGTTGGACATTTTGAAAAAGCATAAAGCAAATATTTCTATCAAG GAGCTCAGTGACATGACAGCAATAAAGGCTGATGATATTTTGAACACCCTTCAGAGCCTAGACTTAATTCAGTATAGAAAAGGGCAGCACGTCATATGTGCAGACCCGAAAGTCTTGGATCGTCATCTGAAAGCTGCTGGGCGAGGTGGCCTAGAGGTTGACGTCAGCAAACTGATCTGGACTCCATACAGAGAGCAAGGTTGA